In Desulfomonile tiedjei DSM 6799, a genomic segment contains:
- a CDS encoding S1C family serine protease: MTATRKWSVFITLLVIFGGGLVVGLWLNKPVPTQMVIPPPKYEALESGEAVVMHVYQTISPAVVNIVATSLSMNFWMQLVPQQGQGTGFVIDADGHILTNNHVVANAKELDVNFLGEKKVQARLVGRDPVSDLAVIKIKPFAQMQVAPMGDSDVLSVGQRVVAIGNPFGFQHTVTAGFISALNRDLIIGQRTMMGMIQTDAAINPGNSGGPLIDSRGQVIAINTAIYTQSGGFVGIGLAVPINRAKKIAAQIIRFGRAIYPWLGVTSWMDLDPRTAELMGLKPVKGILIFEVAANSPAARSGLRGGNQIASYQGRPLIVRGRPLVLGGDVILALNDIATPTFDDLQNLILERNVGDKVQLKLLRNGQEMNVEVTLTEAPRVSQE, translated from the coding sequence ATGACCGCTACTCGGAAATGGTCCGTATTCATCACACTCCTGGTGATATTCGGAGGAGGACTGGTCGTCGGTCTTTGGCTGAACAAACCTGTACCTACTCAGATGGTGATACCGCCGCCCAAATACGAAGCTCTCGAGTCCGGTGAAGCGGTGGTGATGCATGTATATCAGACGATCAGTCCTGCAGTGGTCAATATTGTTGCCACAAGTCTCTCGATGAATTTCTGGATGCAGCTTGTTCCTCAACAAGGTCAGGGCACCGGATTTGTCATCGATGCGGACGGGCATATCCTCACGAATAACCATGTGGTAGCAAACGCCAAAGAATTGGATGTGAATTTTCTCGGGGAAAAGAAGGTTCAGGCTCGGTTGGTTGGGCGAGATCCTGTGAGCGACCTGGCGGTCATAAAAATTAAGCCGTTCGCCCAAATGCAGGTCGCTCCTATGGGAGATTCGGATGTCCTTTCCGTTGGACAGCGAGTGGTTGCCATAGGAAACCCGTTCGGATTTCAACATACCGTCACCGCGGGATTCATCAGCGCTTTGAATCGCGATCTTATTATCGGTCAGCGGACCATGATGGGAATGATCCAGACAGATGCGGCCATTAATCCCGGTAACAGCGGTGGCCCACTGATCGACTCCAGAGGCCAGGTCATTGCTATCAATACTGCCATATACACACAATCAGGTGGTTTCGTGGGCATAGGTTTGGCAGTCCCCATTAACAGAGCGAAAAAAATCGCTGCTCAGATTATCAGGTTTGGTCGTGCCATCTACCCGTGGCTCGGGGTCACCTCCTGGATGGATCTCGATCCGAGGACAGCCGAACTCATGGGACTTAAGCCCGTGAAAGGAATACTCATATTCGAAGTGGCGGCAAACAGTCCAGCGGCCCGAAGCGGTCTCCGTGGAGGAAACCAGATAGCATCTTATCAAGGCAGACCGCTCATCGTGCGAGGGAGGCCTCTGGTTCTGGGCGGTGACGTAATTCTGGCGCTCAATGACATAGCTACTCCAACATTTGACGATCTCCAGAATCTTATCTTGGAACGAAATGTGGGGGACAAGGTTCAACTGAAATTGCTTCGCAACGGACAAGAGATGAATGTGGAGGTAACCCTGACCGAGGCCCCGCGCGTATCGCAAGAATAA
- a CDS encoding anti-sigma factor family protein — MNCEDFKERLSALLDGELASNDALTAHEASCPDCRKFHEQLILLNNTLENLPHPNPSPDLAVRVKDRLVRGDSRQRELIWRKLPVFAMVVLLAIGLGNLAGRSISELYMQNPYTSALDLIVPDQGNSLSDVLVEFGSEDNSQ; from the coding sequence ATGAACTGCGAAGACTTCAAGGAACGACTCTCTGCTTTGCTCGATGGAGAGTTGGCTTCAAATGACGCGCTAACTGCTCATGAAGCCTCGTGTCCTGATTGTCGCAAGTTTCATGAGCAATTGATTTTGTTAAACAATACGTTGGAGAATCTGCCGCATCCCAATCCGAGTCCCGATCTGGCTGTCAGAGTCAAAGACCGTTTAGTCCGAGGGGACTCCCGGCAGCGGGAACTCATCTGGAGAAAGCTTCCGGTATTTGCAATGGTTGTGCTGCTGGCCATCGGACTGGGCAATCTGGCGGGTCGATCCATTTCGGAACTGTATATGCAGAACCCTTATACTTCAGCGCTGGACCTTATTGTTCCGGATCAGGGTAACTCGCTTTCCGATGTGCTGGTGGAGTTCGGGTCAGAGGACAATTCCCAATGA
- a CDS encoding RNA polymerase sigma factor: protein MIPDSRKTDEELVAEAQKGSDLDFSILVDRHTNAVFRLAYGITRSTQEAEDIVQETFLKAFKHLDGFSPEKANFRTWLLTITRNQSINVFSALKRKTLRFVTSTDDDERDFDSAGNPHSACGNPEKVLTVKQEHKRVEQALAQLSERQRTALLLKAQESMSYEEIAAVMGASASSVESLIFRARKRLLEILKNLEK from the coding sequence ATGATTCCGGATAGCCGAAAAACCGATGAAGAGCTTGTTGCAGAAGCTCAGAAAGGGTCAGACCTCGACTTTAGTATACTGGTAGACCGCCACACGAACGCGGTCTTTCGTCTGGCGTACGGCATCACTCGCAGCACGCAGGAAGCCGAAGACATCGTTCAGGAGACGTTTCTTAAAGCTTTCAAGCACCTAGACGGTTTCTCCCCTGAGAAAGCCAATTTCAGAACATGGTTGCTTACTATTACCAGAAACCAGAGCATAAACGTATTTAGCGCTCTGAAACGGAAGACTCTGCGGTTCGTCACGTCAACAGATGATGATGAGCGCGATTTCGATTCTGCCGGAAATCCTCACTCTGCGTGCGGAAATCCTGAAAAGGTGCTTACCGTAAAACAAGAACACAAAAGAGTCGAACAAGCTTTGGCACAATTATCGGAACGTCAACGAACAGCACTTCTCCTGAAAGCTCAAGAAAGCATGAGTTATGAAGAAATTGCGGCCGTTATGGGCGCATCGGCCTCCTCTGTGGAATCCCTCATATTTCGTGCGAGGAAACGACTCCTGGAAATATTAAAGAATTTGGAAAAATAA
- a CDS encoding nuclear transport factor 2 family protein: MRQKSLIFCALISIIVVMSFAWAKGPDPQIEKEVKQYLTDYIQAYEKKDLAGVMAMVAPDDNVVFIDPGPKGRYVGPEQIKKSYEQDFAQFKSLATKYTWMSIDGKGDLAWFVTELTSEVDLGDEKFSLPARWSGLLEKRQGKWLLIQSHYSVVEPEPELEAEPEKPKPN; the protein is encoded by the coding sequence ATGAGACAAAAAAGCTTAATATTTTGTGCCCTGATATCCATCATTGTTGTTATGTCGTTTGCATGGGCAAAAGGGCCGGATCCTCAGATTGAAAAAGAAGTAAAGCAATATCTCACTGATTACATACAGGCGTACGAGAAAAAGGACCTCGCTGGAGTCATGGCGATGGTTGCCCCGGATGATAACGTAGTTTTCATAGATCCGGGCCCGAAAGGTCGTTATGTAGGTCCTGAGCAGATCAAGAAATCGTACGAGCAGGACTTTGCTCAGTTCAAATCGCTTGCCACAAAATACACGTGGATGTCGATTGACGGAAAAGGTGACCTTGCGTGGTTTGTAACAGAACTCACGAGCGAGGTGGATTTAGGTGATGAAAAATTCAGTTTGCCTGCACGCTGGTCCGGTCTTCTGGAGAAACGCCAGGGCAAATGGCTGCTCATCCAGTCACATTATTCGGTAGTGGAGCCGGAACCCGAACTGGAAGCGGAACCGGAAAAGCCGAAACCCAACTAG
- a CDS encoding DnaB-like helicase C-terminal domain-containing protein, whose amino-acid sequence MKPSFGLLNRFISNVSLVHVPKSSQSNPGSHCGPPCLADLRESGAIEQDANVVLGLFRKGYYNDSVTDTTASCLILKNRSGPCGEVKLYWDEGTATFKPLTNREDVCEDSRTMSNTELKDLHHRRWQVINGGLMEGKS is encoded by the coding sequence ATGAAGCCTTCATTTGGCCTCTTGAATAGGTTCATCTCAAATGTATCGCTGGTTCACGTCCCTAAATCGTCTCAATCAAATCCCGGATCACATTGTGGGCCCCCCTGCCTTGCCGATTTACGAGAGTCCGGTGCAATAGAGCAAGACGCAAACGTAGTATTGGGGCTATTTAGAAAAGGCTATTACAACGACTCGGTTACGGATACAACTGCATCGTGCTTGATCCTGAAGAACAGGAGCGGTCCTTGTGGCGAGGTAAAGCTCTATTGGGATGAAGGCACAGCGACGTTTAAACCATTAACCAACAGGGAGGATGTTTGTGAAGACTCCAGAACAATGTCCAATACCGAACTTAAAGATCTACACCACCGAAGATGGCAAGTCATAAATGGAGGTCTCATGGAAGGCAAATCATAG
- a CDS encoding penicillin-binding protein 1A — MRGNRKRELGVFSRLCAWIVIGGPILILLGGLSGILGGVIGSFLAFSAHLPSIPDLKAYRPKTVSTFFAEDGSVIGLFYRERRFPVPLSELPPQVIHAFLAAEDARFFSHTGIDVFGIMRAFAKNLSTGNYTQGGSTITQQVTRNFLLSKEKKISRKIREAILAFRLEKNLSKNEILELYLNEIYLGRSSYGIEAAAGTYFGKSAKELTVPEAAFIAGLVSNPSKHSSNVDSAMKRREFVLGQMLKHGFITAEEHRQASAEEPKFRENLPNPFERVPYFTEAVRKYIIEKYGENRLYNEGLQVWTTCDLNFQDKAQDALIAGVKAWEKRRGRPAGLVRRLKPAEARAFLQAEGPSVYKMGDIVQAVVITNHATAKNQSKRTADKIQRCTMGLPGGAQFSVDLESDLKYRVNDVLEFRVDETQGSVLSLKQEMLPPVQGAMVCIENHTGYVRSLVGGLQFERSSFNRALQAVRQPGSAFKPFIYAAALEWAGYSPQTLIVDEPIAVNLNQNGPPWMPMNSDGRFHGPMTFRQALAHSRNIIAVKLLMDVGMDQTIETARLMGISSPLHKNLSLALGASEVTPLELTSAYTVFPNMGVRMNPVMVKKVVDRFGRVLEDNTVTPLDVSARTIQDGLRELETGPDETDDVEVLQHTENEQNRASEQRPKERASIVESIIGEKISSDANMNMQRVLSPQTAFLMIGALRETCVSGTAAATGRLRRSDLAGKTGTTDDCTDAWFVGFNSQYTTGVWMGFDAKVPLGRNEYGGTAALPVWMNFMKQILAGKPSTGYLPPPGIVFFENIDREKSLQPDPALLMAAPDLIPGQAIKQVCPIDTMYAPASAQNEAFLYGASTPDQVYSLYPHSVRVLAPNGQTLGYAAYSTDQKGRLTIERDSMIAAHADPYDEVEQTIPESTFEGSGVFGQRQGSGATPQFLPQGWYQ, encoded by the coding sequence TTGAGAGGAAATCGCAAAAGAGAATTGGGAGTATTTTCGCGTTTATGCGCATGGATTGTGATCGGAGGGCCCATCCTGATCCTTCTCGGTGGTCTGTCGGGAATCCTCGGAGGAGTAATCGGCTCGTTCCTGGCGTTTTCCGCTCATCTTCCCAGCATACCCGATCTCAAAGCATACAGGCCCAAGACCGTTTCCACGTTTTTCGCTGAAGACGGGTCTGTTATCGGCCTTTTCTACAGGGAAAGGCGTTTCCCTGTCCCCCTGAGTGAATTGCCCCCCCAAGTGATCCATGCGTTCCTAGCGGCTGAAGACGCCCGGTTCTTCTCCCATACCGGTATAGACGTATTCGGAATAATGAGGGCTTTTGCCAAGAACCTCTCTACAGGGAATTACACCCAGGGAGGAAGCACCATAACACAGCAGGTCACTCGGAATTTCTTGCTTTCCAAGGAGAAGAAGATTTCCCGTAAGATTCGGGAAGCTATTTTGGCATTCAGGCTGGAAAAGAACCTGAGCAAGAACGAAATACTCGAATTGTATCTGAACGAGATTTACCTCGGTCGAAGTTCGTACGGCATAGAGGCAGCCGCAGGCACCTATTTCGGAAAATCGGCCAAGGAATTGACTGTTCCTGAAGCTGCATTCATTGCCGGGCTCGTATCGAATCCGTCCAAGCATTCCTCCAATGTGGATTCCGCGATGAAGCGCCGCGAATTCGTGTTGGGCCAGATGCTGAAACATGGGTTCATTACTGCGGAGGAACATAGACAAGCATCCGCTGAAGAGCCCAAATTCCGAGAGAATCTGCCCAATCCGTTCGAGAGAGTGCCGTACTTTACCGAGGCCGTACGCAAATACATCATTGAAAAATATGGTGAAAACCGGCTCTACAACGAAGGGCTTCAGGTGTGGACCACCTGTGATCTCAATTTCCAGGACAAAGCCCAGGACGCGTTGATTGCAGGAGTAAAGGCCTGGGAGAAGAGAAGAGGCAGACCCGCAGGACTTGTGCGAAGACTCAAGCCCGCGGAAGCTCGCGCATTCTTGCAGGCTGAAGGTCCTTCGGTCTACAAAATGGGTGACATTGTGCAGGCCGTTGTCATTACAAACCATGCCACAGCGAAGAATCAGAGTAAACGGACAGCGGATAAGATTCAGAGATGTACCATGGGACTGCCCGGGGGCGCTCAATTCAGTGTCGACCTGGAGAGCGATCTCAAATACCGCGTGAACGATGTGTTGGAGTTTCGCGTTGATGAGACGCAAGGTTCGGTCTTGAGTCTCAAACAGGAAATGTTGCCGCCCGTTCAAGGGGCAATGGTTTGCATTGAAAACCACACCGGATATGTGCGTTCACTGGTCGGTGGACTGCAATTTGAGCGTTCGAGCTTCAATCGAGCCCTGCAAGCGGTTCGCCAGCCGGGAAGCGCTTTCAAGCCTTTCATTTACGCTGCGGCCCTGGAATGGGCCGGGTACAGTCCACAGACTCTGATTGTAGACGAACCGATTGCAGTCAATCTGAATCAGAACGGCCCCCCGTGGATGCCAATGAACTCGGATGGTCGTTTCCACGGGCCTATGACGTTCAGGCAAGCCTTGGCTCATTCTCGAAACATTATTGCCGTCAAACTGCTGATGGACGTGGGAATGGATCAGACAATCGAAACCGCGCGCCTCATGGGCATCAGCTCACCTTTGCACAAGAATCTGTCGCTCGCCCTGGGAGCATCGGAAGTGACCCCTTTGGAGCTGACGTCGGCTTACACTGTCTTTCCTAATATGGGCGTACGAATGAACCCTGTTATGGTCAAGAAAGTTGTCGACCGTTTCGGACGCGTTCTCGAAGACAATACTGTTACGCCCCTGGACGTGTCTGCTCGTACCATTCAGGATGGCCTGCGTGAACTGGAAACCGGTCCGGATGAGACAGATGACGTCGAAGTTCTTCAGCATACTGAAAACGAACAAAATCGCGCGTCTGAACAGAGACCAAAGGAGAGAGCCTCGATTGTCGAATCGATCATCGGAGAAAAGATTTCATCTGACGCAAATATGAACATGCAAAGAGTCTTGAGCCCTCAAACAGCTTTTCTGATGATCGGCGCTTTGAGAGAGACCTGCGTATCCGGGACTGCCGCAGCCACCGGCAGATTGCGAAGATCCGATCTTGCTGGCAAGACAGGAACTACGGATGATTGCACGGACGCATGGTTTGTTGGTTTCAACTCTCAGTACACCACTGGGGTTTGGATGGGGTTTGATGCAAAAGTCCCACTGGGCAGAAACGAATACGGCGGAACCGCTGCTCTGCCAGTGTGGATGAACTTCATGAAACAGATTCTGGCCGGAAAGCCTTCTACAGGGTACTTGCCTCCACCCGGTATAGTCTTTTTTGAGAACATCGACCGGGAGAAATCGCTGCAACCGGATCCAGCCTTGCTCATGGCCGCACCTGATTTGATCCCCGGACAAGCTATCAAGCAAGTATGCCCGATTGATACCATGTACGCGCCGGCGTCAGCGCAAAATGAAGCATTTCTCTACGGTGCTTCCACTCCCGATCAAGTTTATAGCCTGTATCCGCACTCAGTCCGGGTGCTCGCTCCGAATGGGCAAACCTTGGGATATGCTGCCTATTCCACGGATCAGAAGGGAAGGCTGACAATCGAACGAGACAGTATGATAGCCGCGCATGCAGATCCATACGATGAGGTGGAACAGACAATCCCCGAATCGACCTTTGAAGGATCGGGAGTGTTCGGGCAAAGACAGGGATCGGGGGCCACGCCTCAGTTTCTTCCACAAGGATGGTACCAATGA
- a CDS encoding tyrosine-type recombinase/integrase — translation MAVKKRGQVYYLRIRPFDGKLINVKTMAQSKAEAIRTERAVLTALGAGDYRALDPVSREACVRLFKNQAWEIPPDLSDTEPTEELTLWKAMQLCIKYPEIKNSQNRQRHEHSFVRLVEKLGKDFPVKNIWIPEIKQYQVERLNEEAAPSTINKEKSALSRMFQVLMDLRLMDVNPARLVKNLNEKSGERQVYISFQHFCRIVEKLPGWMGPVVLTAYYTGMRRGEVLGLTRKHLKIDRRMILLGPDDVKEGQWKRVPIHQDLIPVLTEVLKVHSLGSDRLFLIEGRPPCRHSLRKPWVQAVKRIGLEPIPHFHDLRHAWKTNARRSGMDLEIREAIMGHWYRGRSVNERYGRISDAELIRAIDGMSFDHGETEIQINSHKKKKPTEGYGLNRQVCDQIVTKSAVN, via the coding sequence ATGGCAGTGAAGAAAAGAGGACAGGTTTATTATCTAAGAATTCGTCCTTTTGACGGCAAACTCATCAATGTCAAGACAATGGCTCAATCCAAAGCTGAAGCAATTAGAACAGAACGAGCTGTATTGACAGCTCTTGGAGCGGGTGACTACCGGGCACTCGATCCTGTGAGCCGCGAAGCATGTGTCAGGTTGTTCAAGAATCAGGCTTGGGAAATACCTCCGGATTTGTCAGACACTGAACCAACAGAAGAACTTACGCTGTGGAAGGCTATGCAACTGTGTATCAAATATCCAGAAATCAAGAATAGCCAAAACAGGCAAAGGCATGAGCACTCTTTCGTCCGTCTGGTTGAAAAACTGGGCAAGGATTTTCCGGTTAAGAATATCTGGATTCCAGAAATAAAACAGTATCAGGTAGAACGACTAAATGAAGAGGCGGCACCTTCAACCATCAACAAGGAGAAGTCAGCTCTATCAAGAATGTTTCAGGTGCTGATGGACCTTCGCTTGATGGACGTTAATCCGGCAAGACTCGTCAAAAACCTGAATGAAAAATCCGGTGAAAGGCAAGTCTACATTAGTTTTCAGCACTTTTGCCGAATTGTGGAGAAACTGCCTGGATGGATGGGACCGGTTGTTCTGACAGCCTACTACACAGGAATGCGTCGAGGCGAAGTTTTGGGGCTCACCAGAAAGCATCTGAAGATTGACCGCCGCATGATTCTCCTTGGACCTGACGATGTGAAAGAAGGCCAGTGGAAACGTGTGCCCATACATCAAGACTTAATTCCTGTCTTGACAGAAGTCCTGAAGGTCCACTCTCTGGGAAGTGACCGCTTGTTTCTGATCGAGGGCAGGCCCCCCTGCAGACATTCACTTCGGAAACCTTGGGTTCAGGCTGTTAAGAGAATTGGTCTTGAACCTATTCCGCATTTTCATGATTTACGCCATGCTTGGAAAACAAACGCTAGACGTTCCGGTATGGACCTAGAAATACGAGAAGCCATAATGGGTCATTGGTATCGGGGGCGCAGCGTGAATGAAAGGTATGGAAGGATCAGCGATGCGGAGTTGATACGCGCCATTGATGGGATGAGTTTTGACCACGGAGAAACAGAGATCCAGATAAATAGTCACAAAAAGAAAAAACCGACTGAGGGTTACGGCCTCAATCGGCAAGTATGTGATCAAATTGTGACCAAATCTGCGGTCAACTGA
- the hxsD gene encoding His-Xaa-Ser system protein HxsD, giving the protein MAIQVVENTKSLDIFVSKAFFEKVAIFAAAYKLTRDFVVNIEPAPDNCVKISIQPISPASNDLSYAATNFRNNLIDEQLRLELEHNYGGIRELIVKHAFAPLENLSGEVKKIAGRE; this is encoded by the coding sequence ATGGCCATTCAAGTTGTTGAAAACACTAAGTCGCTCGATATTTTTGTAAGTAAGGCATTCTTCGAAAAGGTTGCTATATTTGCCGCTGCTTATAAATTGACGAGAGATTTCGTAGTAAATATAGAGCCTGCCCCAGACAACTGCGTTAAAATCTCAATTCAGCCAATATCCCCAGCATCAAATGATTTGTCCTATGCAGCGACAAATTTTAGGAACAATCTAATTGATGAGCAGCTTCGTTTAGAATTGGAACATAATTACGGTGGAATCAGGGAATTGATTGTAAAACACGCTTTCGCTCCCCTGGAAAATTTGTCTGGGGAGGTCAAGAAAATTGCAGGGCGAGAATAA
- the hxsB gene encoding His-Xaa-Ser system radical SAM maturase HxsB, producing the protein MQGENKPYFIFPFHFERHREQGKCLLVNLVGEFIFLSDDHFVKMVEYDLDSTSPEFTNLKAKHFLTDTDIAPIVNLLAIKYRTKKAYLDDYTALHMVVVTLRCNHRCNYCHASSQSANQYNWDMHPETALNVVRTIMDTPSKSVKIEFQGGEPVLNFKTIQIIVEEAEKLNIRKKKLLSFVLCTNMSLLTKSHFRYLKKHGVMISTSLDGPQHIHDLHRTMRDGNSSYNIFKQKLEDARLVMGNQKISALMTTTKDSLPNLEQIIDEYVSQGFHGIFLRSLNPFGYARSSKNRSRLDYPIDDFIEAYKKALLYIIDLNLKGVFFPEYFATLLLKRILTPFSTGFVDLQSPSGAGISGVIYNFDGDVYPTDEARMLAAMGEKRFCMGNVNRSSFAQIFSGTVIDELVNKSCVETLPGCHSCAIQTYCGCDPVRNFAEQGDPVGHRPTSDFCKKNYSIIYFLLGLIEQNNDKIMDVLWSWITDRPLNSCGGNSCERV; encoded by the coding sequence TTGCAGGGCGAGAATAAGCCCTATTTCATTTTTCCTTTTCATTTTGAGCGTCATCGTGAACAGGGAAAATGCCTGCTGGTCAATCTAGTAGGGGAATTCATTTTTTTGTCTGATGATCATTTTGTGAAAATGGTGGAATATGATTTGGATTCTACCTCACCAGAATTCACCAATTTAAAGGCTAAACACTTCCTGACCGATACTGATATTGCTCCCATCGTGAATCTTCTGGCGATTAAATATCGAACTAAAAAGGCTTACTTAGATGATTATACGGCTTTACACATGGTCGTGGTAACTCTGCGCTGCAATCACCGCTGTAATTATTGTCATGCATCAAGTCAATCCGCAAACCAATATAATTGGGATATGCATCCAGAGACTGCACTGAATGTCGTTCGCACCATAATGGACACGCCTTCGAAATCAGTTAAGATCGAGTTTCAAGGTGGTGAGCCGGTCTTGAATTTCAAAACTATTCAGATCATTGTTGAAGAAGCTGAGAAATTAAATATACGAAAGAAAAAATTGTTATCTTTTGTGCTTTGTACCAATATGTCTTTGTTGACGAAATCACATTTTAGATATCTCAAGAAACACGGCGTCATGATATCTACTTCGTTAGACGGGCCTCAGCACATACATGATCTACACCGAACAATGCGAGACGGAAATAGCAGCTACAATATTTTCAAACAAAAATTGGAAGATGCTCGTTTGGTTATGGGCAACCAAAAAATTTCAGCTCTTATGACTACTACGAAAGACAGCCTACCTAATTTAGAACAAATAATAGATGAATATGTTTCTCAAGGATTTCACGGTATTTTTTTGCGAAGTCTTAATCCGTTCGGATATGCCCGTTCTTCAAAAAACAGATCGAGACTAGACTATCCAATTGATGACTTCATCGAGGCGTACAAGAAAGCTCTATTGTATATAATTGATCTGAATTTGAAGGGAGTCTTTTTCCCAGAATATTTTGCGACACTATTGCTCAAGCGTATATTGACTCCTTTCTCAACCGGTTTTGTGGATTTGCAATCTCCAAGCGGAGCTGGCATCTCGGGAGTGATCTACAATTTTGACGGAGATGTATACCCGACTGATGAGGCACGAATGTTAGCCGCAATGGGGGAGAAAAGATTTTGCATGGGGAATGTTAACCGTTCCTCTTTCGCTCAGATTTTCTCTGGGACTGTAATTGATGAGCTCGTAAATAAGTCTTGTGTTGAAACTCTCCCTGGCTGCCATTCCTGTGCGATTCAAACTTATTGCGGCTGTGATCCAGTAAGGAATTTTGCCGAGCAGGGAGATCCTGTAGGCCATCGCCCGACGAGTGATTTCTGCAAAAAGAATTATTCAATTATTTATTTTTTGCTGGGGCTAATTGAGCAAAATAACGATAAAATAATGGATGTCTTATGGTCGTGGATAACCGATAGGCCACTGAATTCCTGCGGAGGTAACTCTTGTGAAAGAGTTTAA
- a CDS encoding MFS transporter, which translates to MKTHASFEAKTYSKVDRRLIPFLFLCYILAYLDRVNVGFAKLEMLNELSLSDAAFAMGAGIFFIGYFFFEVPSNILLKKFGARMWIARIMVSWGIISSAMMFVQGEWSFYAMRFLLGIAEAGFFPGIIYYLTLWYPSKIRATRTAWFVSAIAVSGVIGNPVSGWIMDTTSGHMGMSGWQWLFLIEGIPSIIVGIWVFFYLDSSIQEARWLNDREKRLLIKNLDVEDLHKHEVRVIDAFKSGKVYVLSTVYFTLVIGLYGVTFWLPTIIKAFGIKDYSEIGLITAIPYGVSVIGMILLSRSSDRTGERRFHYIFNITAGAVGLILSGVFSTSPILSVIFLSMATVGIIGSIPLFWPIPSAFLTGTAAAAGIGIVNSIGNLGGYIGPNVPIWVKTFSSNPSAALYAIAGILLIGALLVMVFIPESVNTRPSVSFDEEQISRAKSA; encoded by the coding sequence ATGAAAACACACGCGAGCTTTGAAGCAAAGACGTATTCCAAGGTTGACAGGCGTCTTATTCCATTCCTCTTCTTGTGCTACATCCTTGCATACCTGGACAGAGTAAACGTAGGGTTTGCAAAGCTGGAAATGCTCAATGAGTTGTCACTGAGCGATGCGGCTTTTGCTATGGGGGCAGGTATTTTCTTCATCGGCTACTTCTTCTTTGAAGTTCCCAGCAACATCCTTTTGAAAAAGTTCGGGGCTCGGATGTGGATTGCTAGGATCATGGTATCCTGGGGTATCATATCGTCGGCGATGATGTTCGTCCAAGGTGAATGGTCCTTTTATGCCATGCGCTTTCTTCTCGGAATAGCAGAGGCGGGCTTCTTCCCGGGAATCATCTACTATTTGACATTGTGGTACCCTTCCAAGATTAGAGCGACCAGAACCGCATGGTTTGTGTCAGCCATTGCCGTTTCCGGAGTAATAGGTAATCCCGTATCTGGTTGGATCATGGATACGACCTCGGGTCATATGGGAATGTCGGGATGGCAATGGTTATTTCTTATTGAAGGGATACCTTCTATTATAGTCGGAATATGGGTTTTCTTCTATCTGGACAGTAGCATTCAGGAAGCAAGATGGTTGAATGACAGAGAGAAGAGACTGTTGATAAAGAATCTGGATGTGGAGGATCTTCATAAGCATGAAGTAAGGGTTATCGACGCTTTCAAGAGTGGCAAAGTCTATGTTTTATCCACAGTCTATTTCACTTTGGTCATTGGTCTCTATGGCGTTACTTTTTGGCTGCCCACGATCATAAAAGCCTTCGGTATTAAGGATTATTCCGAAATTGGCTTGATTACTGCCATACCTTATGGCGTATCGGTAATTGGAATGATTCTTCTCAGTCGTAGTTCCGATCGAACAGGAGAGAGACGCTTTCACTACATATTCAACATCACTGCAGGCGCTGTCGGTCTGATCCTCAGCGGAGTTTTTTCTACCAGTCCCATTCTGTCCGTAATTTTCCTCTCAATGGCAACCGTCGGAATCATAGGGTCAATACCATTGTTTTGGCCCATACCTTCGGCATTCCTGACAGGCACGGCTGCTGCCGCGGGAATAGGAATCGTGAATTCAATTGGTAATCTGGGAGGTTATATAGGACCGAATGTCCCGATATGGGTGAAAACCTTTTCAAGCAATCCTTCCGCCGCTCTGTATGCCATTGCAGGCATACTGCTCATTGGCGCTCTTCTCGTAATGGTGTTCATACCGGAAAGTGTCAATACAAGACCGTCCGTATCTTTCGATGAGGAACAAATAAGTAGAGCCAAAAGCGCATAG
- a CDS encoding helix-turn-helix domain-containing protein yields MLMLNSKLECVPILPLLNAANVAALLGITTKTVHKLARQGKLGFVQVTSRDRRFTHEQLNHYIESCSFLASVDRRDLTPVQSCGRKGGAKSSRVFNRADLLKEIRSWQ; encoded by the coding sequence ATGTTGATGCTCAACAGCAAACTAGAATGTGTTCCTATTTTACCACTTCTAAATGCTGCAAACGTTGCGGCACTCCTTGGGATAACGACCAAAACTGTTCATAAGCTGGCTCGGCAAGGAAAGCTCGGTTTTGTTCAAGTGACGTCAAGAGATCGTCGTTTTACTCACGAGCAACTAAATCATTACATTGAATCATGTAGTTTCCTGGCAAGTGTTGACAGGAGAGATCTAACCCCCGTACAATCCTGTGGTAGGAAAGGAGGTGCGAAATCGTCGAGGGTTTTCAACAGGGCGGATCTTCTTAAGGAGATACGCTCATGGCAGTGA